The region CAATCCTCCATTTGTAGCAGAGTGCAGCACATCTCTTCAGGTAACGTTCATCTGGATGTTTTTCCAGAGCCTCCTCTGCCAATTCAATAGCCTCATCAACAGATACATAGGTTTTGTAAACCCTTAATAACGCTTTCATACCACTGTAGCTGCTCACAGGATTTCTCAAAACCTTTCTGGCTAATTCACGTGCTTCATCTTCaattctttctcctttcttagCACGCTGCTCGAGGTCATGAACAGCAAGGTACAAGTTCTCTGGATCCTGTTCCTTGGCCATTCTCAATTTCTCCAGGATGTCTTCCTCCAGTGGTTCGTTGCAGTGCTTTAAAGCATTCACTAATGCTATGACATGAGTGGTAAGCCAGTCCACCATGTCCGGCTGCATCCTGATGGCTCTCTGGAAGTAATCTGCCACCAGAGGCTTTTTATCTTTGCCAAACTTCATCAGGGTCCAGGCTTTTTCAGCGTAGATCTCTGGATGGAGCTCGTCCTGAGATGGAGATGGATATTCTTTCAGCAGGGCGTCGACCTTTGACAGGTAAGTCTGACTCTCTGCTTGTTCTCCCAGGTGGTGATGCAGCCAAGCCAGGTTCCCGTAGTTCACCGCCAACCATAGACCTTCATCTGAGCTGGTGTTTCTTGACTGGCGGAAGGCCTCTGTGGCCCTGCTGAAGAAACGCCGGGTGTCTTCAGTGAAGCCCAGCTGGTAGTGAATGTACCCCTGCAGGTTGTAAATGTGACCCAGCCAGCTGTTTCCCTCCTCGGTGCCGATGTCCTCCAGCTTGTCCCTAAGACGGAAAAGTTTGGACCTGCTGGGGTCGATGTCCCAGGTGAAGTGGCACTCCAGGGCCTTCAGTTTGGCCTCCAGTGTTGACTGACTCTGAGCAGCACTGATGgagaataaaaataagtaatattaaaacacattgtCAGCATGTTAATATAATATGCTCTGAAGCTTGatgtacagacaggtgacaaattaaaggaaaaactggtacatgtctgaatgcttgaccacaacagtgaggggatctggtggctctttTATATGTGGGTGGCATTTTGCTgacatggtttgggtccacttgtccccttagagggaagggtcacggcaaatcaatacaaagttgttctgagtgatcacctttatcctatgatgaaacatttctatcctgatgggagtggtctcctccaggatgacaatgccccagttcacaggacacgaggggtcactgaatggtttgatgagtatgaaaatgatgtgaatcatatgctatggccttcataGTCACCATATCTCAACTCAGtcgaacacctatgggagattttggaccgacgtGTTAGATTGTGCTCTCCACCACcgtcatcaaaacaccaaatgagggaatatctttttgaagaatggtgttcctcagccttggcattgattctactgtctctggaactcttctgaaGGGCTGAACACCATtctccaaaagatattccctcatttgatgttttatctggtgaccctttgtaggggcctgacccctaggttgggctGTGGTTGGCCGGTGAGAACCAATCTGCACTGCCAAAGCTTCAAAAGTATGCGTTACTCAACCACGCAAACCTGACTCGACCTGCAAACCACTAACTTTTTTACCAACCGTGTTTACTAAATACCATcaggctcagtgagctgtggtcAGGGAGCAATGTGCTGCAGTTTTGTTGTCAAAAGTGTGATTATTATGACCTTTGGAcaccaacagaaaaaacaaaaagcgtAAGCTATGTTCTTCTATTGCTCTgcagcttgttttctgctcctttgttgaggaaataatgttgttttagctgtgtgtgtgcttgggaGTGAGTGGGCAATGTGTCATTGTtggggtgttttgttgtgaaatgtgctgTGGTTAATGTAGGCAGCTAGCCatctcattagctggagagctaatatgtGCAGGGTGTTTTTAGTTGCATAGCACCGTTTTTGTTGTGTCGTCATGCCAGTCATTTGTTGACGTTAGCGGGAGAGAGGCAAAGCACTCGTGAGCGCGCAAAAAtgtcacatcctttggattttcgGAGAAAATCTGGCCCGAGTCCTTCACATAGGCCCCCTTTACACCCTGCATTACAATGTGTGTTGTATCCAGATTGTATCTAGATATGATTTAAcctgattacatttacacctggtattaataataattaatatgtgTCTCCAGTGTCCACATTGAGATCAGATTGTTCTGTCCAGCTCAAACAACCGAATGTCACATCCTCCTCTTATTTGTGCAggtccaaaaaaacaacaacaaaaacaaaaaagatggtAACCATCCATGAAGCTACACTATTGTATGGacttttgcttgtgttttgaagCGGCGGAAGAAGCGGCGGAAGAAGCGGCGGAAGAAGCCGACACTCGGTCTGGTCTCGACTCCATCTGCAAGTGTCTTGAATATCAATAGCTTTATTAGTGCTTTCTTGCTAGTAGCTTCGCTCACTAACTGGCTTATGGATGCTACCTTGATTTGGAACAGTCACAAGTGAGTACGTATTTCCACCCACCTAGTTGTTGTATGTGGATTGACAACGtaattgcatttacatttatgttCAATATGGTCATGATGCGACCCTGACCACCACGAGAGGTGGTTTGGTCGATCAGATCACAATCcttcctcaatgcgtcttgggtgcatttacacctgtactttcATGTGGTCAAGCACTATCTGATTGCAATCCGATCaccaaaaatgcattttaatgcaaattGTAAAGGGGTCATAGAAATCTGTCaacaggctgttacagacaaccgAGAAAGTTGGGAAAGGTCTAATTTTTTTAAGTTAGCATTACAacctgttcactcattggcaataaaaaacaattaatacatatacattgcttcacaattctttcatatagaacctttaaggAATTGTTCtaactttttaatttttgcaaattaacatcTATGTGTGAACCCAAATATGAGTTTGTACTTACTAAAAAAACtacacttttctctgtttttcttataaCTTGAACCAAATTGCAcagtcctaaaaaaaaaaaaattattaaatacctgcaaattattCCAAAAagtccaggaaattagtataaaattaaaggacctgtaaaataaagcgttactGTTTTACGTGTTTTTTTGTTCCTGTTTGCTTGAATTTTATCACACTATTGTTTTGCATTATGATGTAATGTTAACTTGTGTGGACCCCAGGAACAGCATTGGGCTGTGAAGCTAATTTGACATAGcagccaaaccgtgtaattaccaCATCATGTGATGCCATTAGGCCAAAAAAGACTTGTTACCATAGACTTACtgtgaaagagatgtctgtaaatgaGTGTATAAATTcttttgagtgtcacaacccccgcgaaatgactcgtctcactattagaatttgatccattcggtccgatcacatttcgaaAGTCTGCAAGGGCTGCatgatttaattgttttatccccattcaagttagctggagggctaaaccggaagtagctgGCTGGCAGAAGTCACTAAtgcttgctctatgggccccacAAATGCGGAAGCCATGCTGAAGAAGTGGCTTCATGCCCCATTGAGCAACTTTTATAGGAATGAACGGGACCCTGTCTCCGaccctgtatccagttctctttatacatccttGGTGTGGATCCCAGGATGAGTTGATACCTTGGTAGTGGCTAATGTggatccaaataaataaataaaataaattacactTAAATAACACATGGTGGGTTTTTATGGCCGATTCTGATAGTTTTTACTCTCATCTTTGACTGTTTTGAGcctaaaaataaagtaaaataaaaaagaagaaaaaataatttaaaacaaaataaatggatTTAGCATTTCTCCACCAGGCAGTGTGTTATAAATTTACATAAAGCAACTGattagttataataataataataataataataatcaggaGAAGTACATTAAGAGgaataaataattgtttaaaaaatagaaagaaaacataattttact is a window of Thunnus thynnus chromosome 8, fThuThy2.1, whole genome shotgun sequence DNA encoding:
- the LOC137187300 gene encoding interferon-induced protein with tetratricopeptide repeats 1-like, with protein sequence MKRSFCRFAVRCSERPSVRIDPPLRQHYDVCSTSTVIFRENSWIMSAAQSQSTLEAKLKALECHFTWDIDPSRSKLFRLRDKLEDIGTEEGNSWLGHIYNLQGYIHYQLGFTEDTRRFFSRATEAFRQSRNTSSDEGLWLAVNYGNLAWLHHHLGEQAESQTYLSKVDALLKEYPSPSQDELHPEIYAEKAWTLMKFGKDKKPLVADYFQRAIRMQPDMVDWLTTHVIALVNALKHCNEPLEEDILEKLRMAKEQDPENLYLAVHDLEQRAKKGERIEDEARELARKVLRNPVSSYSGMKALLRVYKTYVSVDEAIELAEEALEKHPDERYLKRCAALCYKWRIVFVRDSRIKQSMIDRAVSLHKEVISLYPHGSLVKKVDLANIYAKSNHSLAKSEQIYQELLEMNLEPADKQMIYHYYAKYLNYDRRDYNRSIEYHMKAAKIPQQSFFRDNSIKVLKKIKEKNRSRKCREIERLLAKLEV